A DNA window from Mytilus edulis chromosome 14, xbMytEdul2.2, whole genome shotgun sequence contains the following coding sequences:
- the LOC139503356 gene encoding kinesin-like protein KIF9, translating into MYSRGTSGLSTYSRPEKKPSKNQRVKVWCRVRPTANFDTEHIELVPDGKSVNVHQKKESAKGVVNNQILDWSFRLDGIFHNASQDHVFDTVAADIVTSALDGYNGTMMCYGQTGAGKTFTITGATESYKQRGILPRSISQLFREIEERPEYSITVRVSYLEIYNESMVDLLATLPEAINQENGGSMSVAENQYGVYVKGLSCHLTQNEEEALNYLFEGETNRAIAAHSLNAQSSRSHCIFTLYIETRSRVQSNARYTVSKLNFVDLAGSERLSKTKSDGKTQQEAMYINKSLTFLEQVIVALADRRREHIPFRQSKLTHCLKDSIGGNCNTLLIANIWGEKQQLEESVSTLRFATRMMCVASEPSMNEIIDPVVQCKRLEKEIQHLKHELAMHDTLTNRSHITYDTLSEQQRYEIRQQVRRYLEGHLDEIDIINVRQVQGVFDSFKDIYVQMEKDVEERLRQKFTLIDRTDPAAIAAAQQSGLPVTDDGLLVGETDGVGFGVGMAPKSAKADPSSVVQLKRKEKEKETKKGKLSRQDTKSPTGGKSVSSPSHSAKGEREVKSPHPSVDRTREEDAATPASSLGGPKTDRTARASTPPSRTTAFDIFKSEKGTELNRILVENKDILASNKKTYTDLARGINHNKIEIDQCRMKLEKLKEERESNGTQYNEEGDIIISEEEFMEVKRLKELKSKYKTDYDNLKNLKAKVQYCQRLVDNCRQKLIQEFDKWYSESFLSQTEDGTTTTSMAAGHGIRPGVLPPFNPNTVPEDEQEKFDRLQMELLMNNPDSAAFFNAQHRTQRRKTYEAAMMQPQPSYRRSPGTPTISIRNRPPNMLQISQ; encoded by the exons ATGTATAGTCGAGGGACCTCAGGTTTGAGCACCTACAGCAGACCGGAAAAGAAACCGAGTAAGAACCAACGTGTTAAAGTATGGTGTAGAGTAAGACCAACCGCTAATTTTGATACAGAACATATAGAACTAGTCCCTGATGGAAAG AGTGTAAATGTACACCAGAAGAAAGAGTCTGCGAAGGGAGTTGTCAATAACCAGATTCTAGACTGGTCCTTTAGACTGGATGGTATCTTTCATAATGCTAGCCAGGACCATGTCTTTGACACAGTGGCTGCAGATATTGTAACTTCTGCTCTGGATGGTTACAATG gAACAATGATGTGTTATGGACAGACAGGAGCTGGAAAAACATTCACAATAACTGGTGCTACTGAAAGCTATAAACAGAGAGGAATTCTGCCTAGGTCCATATCACAGCTGTTCAGGGAAATAGAGGAAAGACCTGAATATTCTATCACTGTCAG AGTTTCCTACTTGGAAATCTACAATGAGTCTATGGTAGATTTGTTAGCAACACTGCCAGAAGCCATTAATCAGGAAAATGGTGGGTCAATGTCAGTAGCTGAGAATCAATATGGAGTCTATGTTAAAGGATTGTCTTGTCATCTCACACAGAATGAAGAAGAGGCTCTCAATTACTTGTTTGAG GGAGAAACTAACAGAGCTATAGCAGCCCATTCACTGAATGCACAGTCCTCTAGGTCTCACTGTATATTTACTCTGTATATTGAG ACAAGATCAAGAGTGCAGTCCAATGCTAGATATACAGTTTCtaaattgaattttgttgatTTGGCTGGATCTGAAAGATTGAGTAAAACTAAG TCTGATGGAAAAACACAACAAGAGGCAATGTACATTAATAAATCATTGACATTTTTGGAACAAGTCATTGTAGCATTGGCAGATAGGCGTAGAGAGCATATTCCGTTCCGTCAGTCCAAACTAACACATTGTCTCAAAGATTCTATTGGTGGAAATTGTAATACACTCCTGATAGCTAACATATGGGGAGAAAAACAACAGTTAGAAGAATCA GTATCAACATTGCGTTTTGCAACCAGAATGATGTGTGTTGCTAGTGAACCATCTATGAATGAAATTATAGATCCTGTG gTACAATGCAAAAGGTTAGAAAAAGAAATCCAGCATTTAAAACATGAGTTAGCCATGCATGATACTTTG acAAACAGAAGCCACATTACTTATGATACTTTATCAGAACAACAAAGGTATGAGATCAGACAACAAGTTAGAAGATATTTGGAAGGACATTTAGATGAAATAGAC ataaTAAATGTAAGACAAGTGCAAGGAGTATTTGATTCGTTCAAAGATATTTATGT ACAAATGGAGAAAGATGTTGAGGAACGATTACGACAGAAATTTACATTGATTGACAGAACAGACCCAGCAGCTATTGCAGCAGCACAACAG tcTGGTCTGCCAGTCACAGATGATGGTCTTCTGGTAGGAGAGACTGACGGTGTAGGCTTTGGAGTAGGAATGGCTCCTAAATCAGCTAAAGCAGACCCATCGTCTGTCGTTCAACTCAAGAGGAAAGAAAAGGAAAAAGAGACAAAGAAAGGAAAGTTATCAAGACAAGATACAAAAAG TCCAACAGGGGGTAAGAGTGTTAGTAGTCCTTCACACAGTGCTAAAGGAGAGAGGGAGGTGAAGTCACCACACCCATCAGTGGACAGGACCAGGGAGGAAGATGCTGCCACACCAGCCAGTTCATTGGGAGGTCCCAAAACAGATAGAACAGCCAGAGCTAG cacACCACCAAGTAGAACTACAGCTTTTGACATATTCAAGTCAGAGAAAGGAACAGAGTTGAACAGAATCTTAGTTGAAAATAAGGACATTTTAGCATCAAACAAGAAAACATATACAGACCTAGCACGAGGAATAAATCACAACAAAATAGAGATAGATCAATGCCGgatgaaattagaaaaattaaaagagGAGAGAGAATCTAATG GTACACAATATAATGAAGAGGGAGATATAATTATAAGTGAAGAGGAATTCATGGAAGTAAAGCGATTGAAAGAATTGAAATCTAAATATAAAACAGATTACGACAACCTGAAAAATCTTAAAGCAAAGGTCCAGTACTGCCAACGACTGGTCGACAACTGTAGGCAAAAACTTATACAAG AATTCGACAAATGGTATTCAGAAAGCTTTTTGAGCCAGACTGAAGATGGCACCACAACAACAAGTATGGCTGCTGGCCATGGTATCAGACCTGGTGTGTTACCTCCCTTTAATCCAAATACAGTG CCTGAAGATGAACAAGAAAAGTTTGATAGATTACAGATGGAACTGTTGATGAACAATCCTGATTCAGCTGCCTTCTTTAATGCTCAACACAGAACACAGAGAAGG aaaacATATGAAGCAGCCATGATGCAGCCACAACCATCTTACAGACGGTCACCAGGAACACCCACAATATCAATCAGGAATCGTCCTCCAAACATGTTACAAATTAGTCAGTGA